TTGCAGTTGCAAAAACCTCTCCATCATATCATGAGCACTATTCCACCTTGTGGCGACATCTGTTATCAGTTTAAGTGGACTTGTCAGTTTAAGAACAACTCTCTGGTTTTCTTCAAACAGGTGCTTTGCCTTTGTGCTGCGGTGGAAGTATGCTGAGATACGTCGGACTCTGCCCAGAAGCCTGGAGACCGCCGGTAGCTTAAGCGCCCGCTGCGCAGCGAGGTTTAACGTATGCGCAAAGCATTTTTCATGAGGGAACTTCCCAATTTCAGCAGCACTAATCATATTAGCGGCGTTGTCCGTCACCAGCACAACACTTTTATCTGTAAGCTGCCATTCCTCCACAACATCCAAGAGTAGCCTTGCCATATGAGCACCAGTGTGGCTCTCATAAACTGCTCTCGTCTGCAGGACATGTGATACAATCTTCCAATCCTCGCTAATATAATGTGATGTTATGGTTACATAGGACTCTGTTGCGAAGTCCAGGCGTCACTTGTAATGGCTACACgtctggctttacacattgattCCATTACCTTTGCTTTGGTTTCTTTGTACAATGCGGGAAATGCGGAATCACTGAAGGTAGCTCTTGTCGGTAGCTTATACCGGGGCTCAATTGTTTTAAGCATGTGGCGAAACCCCGCATTTTCTACCACAGAATAGGGTCGTAGATCCTTCGCTATAAAACATGCCACCGATCGTGTGATCCTCTTTGCTCTCTCGGAGTTGTGTGGCAATGTTGACACTAGCGACTCGTCAATTCTTGGCTGGGATGTGTCGactttttgtgttgttgttgttgttaaagcTAACTCAGGATGCCAACGATCAACATTGTTCGTGAAGTTAGTTGTATTGCCAACGTGCTTAATTTTAGTGTGGCAGATTTTACACACCGCGTAAGACTTGTCTAGTTTCCCATTCACTTCATAAAATCCGAAATGTGCCCAGATGTCCGCTTTCCAAGCTTTGGGTGCGTTTTTAATAACCCGTCTATCGCGGTCATCTCCCTCCGCCTCAGCCATCttgcttgttgttgttgttattccCCCGGAACCGGAAGTATTTGAAACTTCACAACTTTATTGTCCGCCAGAAAATAAACAGTGACATAATCGATTATGGCACTTTGCCGCATCGATGCTGAATCGTTCATGCCCCGCATCGTGATGCATCGCCGAATCGATTATTGTTGACACCCCTACTGCTGTGTCATGCACGAGATGTGAGTCCAGTGGTTAAAGGCGTCCAGCTAGCATGTGTTTACATTGAAGCTGCTGTCGATTAATGGAGATTTGATGGATGAACTCGTGGCTCAACTGGATCAAAAGTGATGAGACTTTTCAATTTAGCGGTCATCGCTATAATGGACACCGACTCTTGCTGCACATTCATGATGAAACTCACTCTGTGACAGTGATTTAGAGGACACACATCACAGGAATCCTGTCTGAGTCGATCTGCTTCACTGATAATCATGCTTCTTTCTGTCGGTGTATTTCAGCCGAACCCGAGCCCCAGATGGACCCTTTGCTCTGGCTGGTCTCTCTTCAGAAGGCCACGGGATGCTGGGAGCTGAATGCCGCGCTGGCTGCTGTGTTTGGGAAGACCAATGATGAGGTGACCAATCACAGAGCAGCACAGGTGGGGTATATGATGTCATATACTCAGGTGTGTGTATGATCAGTTCAGCGTGAGTGTGTGACGTGTGGTTGTGTGTTCCAGGTGGACGGGTCAGTGTGGGCCACCGTTCTGGCTCTGATCTGGTTATACTCGTGTAGATCAGGTGACCAGGTGGAGTGGCAGTTTGTGGCCATGAAGGCGGCGTCATGGATCCGCTCTCAGAAACGTGAGTcgacattcattcattcagcaTTCAGTGCTTCCTGTAGATGTTCtggtacagtgtgtgtgtgtgtttcagcggACGGCCtgtctcagtgtgtgtgtgacgggaACGTCCTGTTGGGATGTCAGGTGACTGAAGGCATGCTGGGAATCTGAAGACTGTCAGAAGAACAAATAACTCTCACTCTTGAATTAATAGAGAAACACTGACACATTTCTGTTTGTATCGGTGACAGAGGGAAGCTTTAGGGCCTGACCTCAGTTCATGTTATTGCTCTAAATATGATTGTGAATGTATAATCTTATGCTACTTTATGTTCTGGACTCACTGAATCATGTTTCTGTGTGATCATGACTGTAGTGAGCAGATTGTGCTTTTATTAAGCTGTTATATTAAAGGTTCAGTCAGTGATTTCTGATAAATACTTCTGAAAGAGCAGCAACACAcctgtagccaatcagcagtagggggtgtgtccattCATGGCGGGGGAGGGGGTTATGCTATAGCGTATTTGTGGGATTTGGGGGCGGAGCTATCACGATAGGGGTGTGGTTCTGTGGGAGGGGCATGTTTGTTGTGGTGATTTCAGAtatcaacagcgtttctcagaaatcactgaCTGAACCATTGAAGTCTTTCTTCACTAACCAGAATTATCTGTGTGATATTGAGAAGAGCATTTAATGCAGTACAGTTAAGAATCAGATAATGTATCTGccaatgattttaaataaagaataaatataCTGAGAAACGTTCCCATATTAAATATGAATCGTGATCTTGGGTAAATCTTTGGTTTGTGGTGTAACATatctatttaaataaagaaatatatatgtGAGAGATGATAACTATGGAAGATTGTTTCTGCCTTAACgtgcaattacaagtttatctctcacaattatgacaaaatattaccTTTTACCTTTTatcataaatacagaaaaaacctgaatttttttagcatcattcctccagtcttcagtgtcacatgatccttcagaaatcattctgatattatttattatcaatgttggaaacagttgcttaatatttataatattatataatattttttagaaCCTGTGatgcttttttcaggattttttgatgaataaaaagtataaaaaataaataaataaaaacacagcatttattcaaaatgaaaGTCTTTTATAAATCTTTACTCTCATCATGTCATTTAGCAATTTAAAATCCTGTTAAACAGACTATGATTCtattttacaacaaaaacatcttaataaaatagataaatatGTAGTCATAAAAACACACTTGAGCCgtggtcacactagacttcgaTCGTAACAGTCGTGATATGACGCCACAGTCTACAGcatctttttttataaacacaaattcaacatataacttaaagtaatacattaaacatgtaaaaaaaatatagaacatactcgacattactgcaaaaatatctttcttttaattcagccaagaggtcatgccAGAGGCGCCACCAAGGGGGGAAAGTTAGGATGATTCTATGGGCCCACACACttttctacttatggaaaaaaatgaaactggcgccacgttcgtactgtaagtagaataggaaaggcgGAGGTTATACagtgtaagcgttttgaagaatgcagaaaCCGGAAGTAcattcaaggcgatattttgtgtttataaagcataaacagttgtatttatttttttttcaaaaatgaccgatcgtttctctagataagacccttattcctcgtctggtatcgtttaaagccctttgaagctgcactgaaactgtaattttgaccttcaaccgtttggaggccattgaagtccactataaggagaataatcctggaatgttttcatcaaaaactttcatttcttttcgactgaagaaagaaagacatgaacatcttggatgacatgggggtgagtaaattatcaggaaaagtttatttaaaagtggactaatcctttaactactACCCGTCAGTAATCATCCAGCACACCCGTGACCCAGGCTATAGCAGGCGATCTGTATGGACGCCTATGATCAGTGTTATAAAACACAAATCTTGTTTTTATCTattgtttaattaataaaaatcatcTGAGCACATCAACCATCATACAGTATGTCAGATTAAATAAGATTCAGTTTGCAatttaatatgtaaaagtaCCCAGATTTCTTCCAGATCTCTACATTTCTTCAACACCAAATaacaatgaatttaaaacaatctatggtttttaaaatatgactttaaacaaataaataaacaatgatTTGACATCAGCAGGCTACATTAATTTCTGGCCACTTAAGTTTCTCTTGAGCTTCAGTTCACACACAGATGTCCAGACATTTTCCTTCAGGATTCGCTGCTATAATTCAGAATTCATTGTTCCATCAATGATGGCAGTTCATCCGGACGCAGATGCAGCAAAACAAGCCCAAACCATGAGACCAGCACCATGTTTCACAGAGGGGATGAGGTTCCTATGCTGGAATTCAGTGCTTTTTTTAAcactctggggtctgaggtatcgccggcgataccaccgcgttttttttcttaccggtgtgaaagagactcaaagtgatcctgggtggagtaacttcctgttgacgttcgaagtgttgtcaaacaaaacagaggctagctagaccctccctcctcctcctcctcctccccctcccctccgtgcttcctgaaacaatcatgaacatgcatttaaaatcattcttgtcggttattggctggagcatgtttattggctggaccagtttgtttttgttgccgtttttggagcttgtggcgactacagagaccgcgtttttttacagtgtgctcaggggacaggcagctagcggatagtgaggagatgtttgctgtatgtgacaa
Above is a window of Megalobrama amblycephala isolate DHTTF-2021 unplaced genomic scaffold, ASM1881202v1 scaffold480, whole genome shotgun sequence DNA encoding:
- the LOC125261755 gene encoding E3 SUMO-protein ligase ZBED1-like, which codes for MAEAEGDDRDRRVIKNAPKAWKADIWAHFGFYEVNGKLDKSYAVCKICHTKIKHVGNTTNFTNNVDRWHPELALTTTTTQKVDTSQPRIDESLVSTLPHNSERAKRITRSVACFIAKDLRPYSVVENAGFRHMLKTIEPRYKLPTRATFSDSAFPALYKETKAKTRAVYESHTGAHMARLLLDVVEEWQLTDKSVVLVTDNAANMISAAEIGKFPHEKCFAHTLNLAAQRALKLPAVSRLLGRVRRISAYFHRSTKAKHLFEENQRVVLKLTSPLKLITDVATRWNSAHDMMERFLQLQAAVHATLLSPALNVDESDIVPLSRADLANVEEVVKTLKPVKDATVFMSEESSPTVSLIAPVYAQLLQSMSDTIGDQPLIHDVKNAIKTDLLKRYNSEAEKKILHTSSALDPRFKGLPFLTEEERLDVSAGVISEAASLEEYERKQRTEADEAPGRTGSSGTKEELLSVDDNVSDSVGPSAPKRRASSLLLSFLGPAFINDTSEPAVQSKTTDASAEEEMDLYCRSPAVPLSEDPLDWWHRHKGTFPLHSRLAKRYLCIPGTSVSAESLLHCRRCYHCKKKLSQTGPCRSACVFAQEP
- the LOC125261756 gene encoding von Willebrand factor A domain-containing protein 5A-like, encoding MALCRIDAESFMPRIVMHRRIDYSEPEPQMDPLLWLVSLQKATGCWELNAALAAVFGKTNDEVTNHRAAQRECVTCGCVFQVDGSVWATVLALIWLYSCRSGDQVEWQFVAMKAASWIRSQKPDGLSQCVCDGNVLLGCQVTEGMLGI